One segment of Streptomyces sp. NA02950 DNA contains the following:
- a CDS encoding NAD(P)-binding protein yields the protein MDTYEGAGAGTGRRGGRIVVIGATTLARRVCAAVSENGRPVQHLAAPDDQDVRHALAARPAGVAVLVGDDLSALRYALAVRHLCDTVRIVATVFDRTVARQLQSLLRHCVTVSPADLLAPSLAGPCVERGVLAVWDDGQGPVAVRRADGRLVETAWRPSAAARRRAVFGRLRGQLQPHDADARLLLIGLLGIVAVLALDWLWLVGVFHKPASTAFLEAARVVAGVGPAVPHGGHPGYEVMSGVAMLVTVGFTALLTAGIVDRLLGARLVGVLGRRVLPRAGHVIVVGLGQVGLRLCQTLRQVGVPVIGVEREPTAPNLRLARTMRIPVVLAHGEDREVLARLGLARADALAAVGSEELDNIAVAVAAHGVDPEVRVVLRAGEDEAIAETRALLPLGLTRDITRTSAAYVTAHLTGSPPRRVVADADCDYVDLPDQGLVAWPLPTRDDCDHVPTPGPPTPAAPGTAPLPTG from the coding sequence ATGGACACGTACGAGGGTGCGGGGGCGGGGACGGGGCGCCGCGGCGGCCGGATCGTGGTCATCGGCGCGACGACGCTGGCGAGGCGGGTCTGCGCGGCCGTCTCGGAGAACGGCCGCCCCGTCCAGCACCTCGCCGCCCCCGACGACCAGGATGTGCGGCACGCGCTCGCCGCACGGCCCGCCGGGGTCGCCGTGCTCGTCGGCGACGACCTGTCCGCGCTGCGCTACGCCCTGGCGGTACGGCATCTCTGCGACACCGTCCGGATCGTCGCCACGGTCTTCGACCGCACCGTGGCGCGGCAGCTCCAGTCGCTGCTGCGGCACTGTGTGACGGTCTCCCCCGCCGATCTGCTGGCGCCCTCGCTGGCCGGTCCGTGCGTGGAACGCGGTGTGCTGGCCGTGTGGGACGACGGACAGGGCCCGGTCGCGGTCCGCCGCGCGGACGGCCGTCTGGTGGAGACCGCCTGGCGGCCGAGCGCGGCGGCCCGGCGACGTGCCGTGTTCGGGCGGCTGCGCGGCCAGTTGCAGCCCCATGACGCGGACGCCCGGCTGCTGCTCATCGGGCTGCTCGGCATCGTCGCGGTGCTGGCGCTGGACTGGCTGTGGCTGGTCGGCGTCTTCCACAAGCCCGCCAGCACCGCCTTCCTGGAGGCCGCCCGGGTCGTCGCCGGGGTCGGGCCCGCCGTCCCGCACGGCGGCCACCCGGGATACGAGGTGATGTCCGGGGTCGCGATGCTGGTGACGGTCGGGTTCACCGCCCTGCTCACGGCGGGCATCGTGGACCGGCTGCTCGGCGCCCGGCTGGTCGGTGTGCTGGGGCGGCGGGTGCTGCCGCGCGCGGGGCACGTCATCGTCGTGGGGCTCGGGCAGGTGGGACTGCGGCTGTGCCAGACGCTGCGTCAGGTGGGGGTGCCCGTCATCGGCGTGGAACGGGAACCCACAGCCCCCAACCTCCGCCTCGCGCGCACGATGCGGATCCCCGTGGTGCTCGCCCACGGCGAGGACCGTGAGGTGCTCGCCCGGCTCGGCCTGGCCCGGGCGGACGCGCTCGCCGCGGTCGGTTCCGAGGAACTGGACAACATCGCCGTCGCCGTGGCCGCCCACGGGGTGGACCCGGAGGTCCGGGTGGTCCTGCGGGCCGGTGAGGACGAGGCCATCGCCGAGACCCGCGCGCTGCTCCCCCTGGGCCTGACCCGCGACATCACCCGCACCAGCGCCGCCTACGTAACCGCCCACCTGACCGGTTCCCCGCCGCGCCGCGTCGTCGCCGACGCGGACTGCGACTACGTCGACCTGCCCGACCAGGGCCTGGTCGCCTGGCCCCTCCCCACCCGGGACGACTGCGACCACGTCCCCACGCCGGGTCCGCCGACCCCGGCCGCCCCGGGGACCGCGCCCCTCCCCACCGGCTGA